One genomic window of Meleagris gallopavo isolate NT-WF06-2002-E0010 breed Aviagen turkey brand Nicholas breeding stock chromosome 22, Turkey_5.1, whole genome shotgun sequence includes the following:
- the ZNF335 gene encoding zinc finger protein 335 isoform X9 — MVSESPQVLVHSSVISDGATVVSDSTASTSSDLGSAIDKIIESTIGPDIIQSCIAVTSAEDGGAETTQYLILQGPDDGAPIVSQMSTSALANSLAIEAIADGPTSTCLDQPGPSEQSEVLELPAQPDQVREADGGEEMDQPDLETLEEMMEVVVVQQFKCKMCQYKSVSKKTLINHMKERHFQPAGSALTFKKGRPRKGGSAPKSAEEEVAEEEEDDDIMDAGAIDDPEEDSDYNPAEDEPRGRQPKNNRTVPTSSEERPRRRPGRPRKFPRLGDAPPDVPEGEEVEPLVTSQSTPSCELQNSEAASSSGLENGTGESLAEPSISQSDSENKDPSSNTGPEEADVVPRRRGRPSRRFLGKKYRKYMGRRYYYKSPKPLMRPYLCRICGSRFLTHEDLRFHVNSHEANDPQLFKCLQCSYRSRRWSSLKEHMFNHVGSKPYKCEECNYTSVYKKDVIRHSTVHSRDRKKRADPPPKLNSFPCPVCNRIYPMQKRLTQHMKTHSTEKPHMCDKCGKSFKKRYTFKMHLLTHIQAIANRRFKCEFCDYVCEDKKVLLNHQLSHMSDKPYKCSFCKYSTFREDFLVSHMAVKHTGGKPFACEFCHFTTKHKKNLRLHVHCRHADSFEEWAQRHPEEPPCRRRPFFTLQQIEELKQQHRQVQASAEPEANPPAPLGPVTYQAVQAVPGSEPPILSQDSLEGATIIYEQGVDGSAELATQTALDLLLNMSTQRELAAGSLQVAVVKPDDSGEVPASCEPQAQEEGAELDSSEQQQKLVTLHMADRGETLVREAYEEAALGGSELQQITIPFGGTTEYSIITPISEEIQAPGTLYSEEEGSAETSHAVVVSEAVMTEVLKDHNNHYIMSSSVPANQFQHMEPLNGDAAFPLPTEGQEAQPTGVKWPLVQCVTQQLQKDSNLSPTSEGQEVTSPKVKWPALQGIAKKLSCKVSAAKKLSCKISTAKKFSCKICTAMFTGRAEMESHKRAHIGPSTFKCPDCPFTAALWPEVRSHMVQHASLRPHKCTHCSFASKNKKDLRRHMLTHTNEKPFACQICGQRFNRNGHLKFHMQRLHSSKGKKPEAPAAAAQQTIILNSDEDTLATLQTALQSGQAVLAPERLQQALGQEHIIVAQEQSITSQHPALAGLQEEAAYIQEITTADGQTVQHLVTSDNQVQYIIAQDGVQHLLPHEYVVVPEGHHIQVQDGQITHIQYEQGSQFLQEPQIQYMPVSPEQQLVTQAQLEAAAHSAVSAVADAAMAQAQSVFTTEATAEQIQQLQQGIHYDVITLAD, encoded by the exons ATGGTGTCGGAGTCCCCGCAGGTCCTGGTCCACTCCAGTGTCATCAGCGACGGAGCCACGGTTGTGTCAGACTCCACCGCATCCACCTCCTCGGACCTGGGTTCTGCCATAGACAAAATCATTGAGTCCACCATTGGGCCGGACATTATCCAGA GCTGCATAGCTGTGACCAGTGCTGAAGATGGGGGAGCAGAGACTACTCAGTACCTCATTCTACAAGGGCCCGATGATG GTGCCCCCATTGTGTCCCAGATGTCCACTTCTGCTCTGGCCAATAGCTTGGCAATAGAAGCTATTGCTGATGGGCCGACCTCCACGTGCCTTGACCAGCCAGGCCCTTCGGAGCAGTCAGAAGTGCTGGAACTGCCTGCACAGCCAGACCAGGTTCGGGAGGCAGACGGTGGGGAGGAGATGGACCAGCCGGACTTGGAGACCCTGGAGGAGATGATGGAAGTGGTGGTGGTGCAGCAGTTCAAGTGCAAGATGTGTCAGTACAAGAGCGTCTCCAAGAAAACATTGATCAACCACATGAAAGAGCGACATTTCCAGCCAG CGGGTTCAGCTTTGACTTTTAAGAAAGGACGTCCACGAAAGGGGGGTTCTGCTCCAAAGTCTGCAGAAGAAGAGGttgcagaggaagaagaagatgaTGATATTATGGATGCTGGTGCTATCGATGACCCTGAAG AGGACAGTGACTATAATCCAGCTGAGGATGAGCCCCGTGGACGACAGCCCAAGAACAACCGCACAGTCCCTACATCCAGCGAGGAGAGGCCACGGAGACGCCCAGGGAGGCCCCGCAAGTTTCCTCGCCTGGGGGACGCGCCCCCGGACGTGCCTGAAG GAGAGGAGGTGGAGCCCCTGGTGACGTCCCAGAGCACACccagctgtgagctgcagaaTTCGGAAGCAGCCAGTTCCTCTGGCCTGGAGAACGGGACCGGCGAGAGCTTGGCAGAGCCCAGCATCAGCCAGTCTGACTCTGAGAATAAGGACCCTTCCTCCAACACTGGCCCTGAGGAAGCAGATGTCGTCCCCAGGAGGCGAGGCCGGCCCTCCCGCCGCTTCCTGGGCAAAAAATACCGCAAGTACATGGGGCGCAG GTATTACTACAAGTCACCCAAGCCCTTGATGAGGCCGTACCTGTGTCGGATCTGCGGCTCGCGTTTCCTCACGCATGAAGATCTGCGTTTCCACGTCAACTCACACGAGGCCAATGACCCACAGCTCTTCAAGTGTCTCCAGTGCAGCTACCGCTCCCGACGCTGGTCCTCCCTCAAG GAACACATGTTCAACCACGTAGGCAGCAAGCCCTACAAGTGCGAGGAGTGCAATTACACCAGTGTGTACAAGAAGGACGTCATCCGACACTCCACAGTGCACAGTCGGGACAG gaaaaaaagggctGATCCG CCCCCAAAGCTGAACTCCTTCCCATGCCCCGTGTGCAATCGTATCTACCCCATGCAGAAGAGGCTTACTCAGCACATGAagacacacagcacagagaagcCGCACATGTGTGACAAG tgtgggAAGTCCTTTAAGAAGCGTTACACATTCAAGATGCACCTGCTGACACATATCCAGGCCATTGCTAACCGCAG GTTCAAATGTGAGTTCTGTGACTACGTCTGCGAGGACAAAAAGGTCCTGCTGAACCACCAGCTGTCACATATGAGCGACAAGCCCTACAAGTGCAGCTTCTGCAAGTATTCCACCTTCCGGGAGGACTTCCTGGTCTCACACATGGCCGTCAAGCACACGG GAGGGAAGCCCTTTGCCTGTGAGTTCTGTCACTTCACCACCAAGCACAAGAAGAACCTGCGCCTCCACGTGCACTGCCGCCATGCCGACTCCTTTGAGGAGTGGGCACAGAGGCACCCCGAGGAGCCGCCCTGCCGCCGCCGCCCCTTCTTCACCCTGCAGCAGATCGAggagctgaagcagcagcaccgCCAAGTGCAGGCATCGGCTGAGCCGGAGGCCAACCCGCCA GCCCCTCTCGGCCCTGTCACCTACCAGGCGGTGCAGGCAGTGCCCGGGTCGGAGCCTCCCATCCTTTCGCAGGATTCTCTGGAGGGGGCCACAATTATCTATGAACAAG GTGTGGATGGATCGGCAGAACTGGCCACGCAGACCGCCCTGGATCTTTTGCTGAACATGAGTACTCAGCGAGAGCTTGCTGCAGGCTCCCTACAG GTGGCAGTAGTGAAACCAGATGATTCAGGAGAGGTGCCGGCCTCTTGTGAACCACAGGCACAGGAGGAAGGGGCGGAGTTGGAttcctctgagcagcagcagaagttggTAACGCTGCACATGGCAGACCGTGGGGAGACGTTGGTGCGGGAGGCTTACGAGGAGGCAGCGCTGGGTggctcagagctgcagcagatcACTATTCCCTTTGGTGGGACAACGGAGTACAGCATCATTACACCCATCAGCGAGGAGATTCAGGCTCCGGGCACGCTTTACAG TGAGGAGGAGGGCTCTGCAGAGACTTCACATGCAGTCGTGGTGAGCGAAGCTGTGATGACAGAGGTTCTGAAGGACCATAACAATCACTACATCATGTCATCCAGCGTCCCAGCGAATCAGTTCCAACACATGGAG CCCCTCAATGGAGATGCTGCCTTCCCTTTGCCGACAGAGGGCCAGGAGGCACAGCCAACTGGTGTCAAGTGGCCTCTGGTGCAGTGTGTTacccagcagctccagaagGACTCAAATTTGTCCCCCACCTCTGAAGGGCAAGAAGTCACATCCCCCAAGGTCAAATGGCCTGCACTCCAAGGCATAGCCAAGAAGCTCTCGTGCAAGGTTTCTGCAGCCAAGAAGCTCTCATGCAAGATTTCCACAGCCAAAAAATTTTCCTGCAAGATTTGCACAGCCATGTTTACAGGGAGAGCAGAAATGGAGAGTCACAAGAGAGCCCACATTGGGCCCAGCACCTTCAAGTGTCCTGACTGTCCGTTCACTGCAGCCCTCTGGCCGGAGGTTCGG AGCCACATGGTCCAGCATGCCAGCCTTCGGCCACACAAGTGCACCCACTGCAGCTTTGCCTCCAAGAACAAGAAGGACCTGCGCAGACACATGCTAACACACACCAATGAGAAGCCCTTTGCCTGCCAGATTTGTGGGCAAAG GTTCAACCGCAATGGACACCTCAAGTTCCACATGCAGCGTTTGCACAGCTCAAAGGGGAAGAAGCCAGAggcacctgcagctgctgcccagcagaCCATCATACTGAACAGTGATGAGGACACACTGGCCACCCTGCAGA CGGCTCTGCAGTCcgggcaggcagtgctggcccCTGAGCGGCTGCAGCAGGCACTGGGACAGGAGCACATCATTGTTGCTCAGGAACAGAGCATCACGAGCCAG CACCCGGCTCTCGCTGGCTTGCAGGAGGAGGCAGCGTACATCCAGGAGATCACGACTGCCGATGGACAGACAGTACAGCACTTAGTGACATCCGACAACCAG GTTCAATACATCATTGCCCAGGATGGCGTACAGCACTTGCTTCCCCACGAGTACGTTGTTGTCCCAGAAGGACATCACATCCAG GTTCAGGATGGTCAGATCACTCACATTCAGTATGAACAAGGTAGCCAGTTTCTCCAGGAGCCACAG ATCCAGTACATGCCTGTCTCACCTGAGCAGCAGCTTGTCACCCAGGctcagctggaagcagctgcacaCTCAGCAGTCTCAG CAGTGGCTGATGCTGCCATGGCTCAGGCACAGAGCGTGTTCACCACGGAGGCAACGGCTGAGCAGATCCAGCAGTTGCAGCAGGGAATCCACTACGATGTCATCACGCTGGCAGATTAG
- the ZNF335 gene encoding zinc finger protein 335 isoform X7 codes for MVSESPQVLVHSSVISDGATVVSDSTASTSSDLGSAIDKIIESTIGPDIIQSCIAVTSAEDGGAETTQYLILQGPDDGAPIVSQMSTSALANSLAIEAIADGPTSTCLDQPGPSEQSEVLELPAQPDQVREADGGEEMDQPDLETLEEMMEVVVVQQFKCKMCQYKSVSKKTLINHMKERHFQPAGSALTFKKGRPRKGGSAPKSAEEEVAEEEEDDDIMDAGAIDDPEEDSDYNPAEDEPRGRQPKNNRTVPTSSEERPRRRPGRPRKFPRLGDAPPDVPEGEEVEPLVTSQSTPSCELQNSEAASSSGLENGTGESLAEPSISQSDSENKDPSSNTGPEEADVVPRRRGRPSRRFLGKKYRKYMGRRYYYKSPKPLMRPYLCRICGSRFLTHEDLRFHVNSHEANDPQLFKCLQCSYRSRRWSSLKEHMFNHVGSKPYKCEECNYTSVYKKDVIRHSTVHSRDRKKRADPPPKLNSFPCPVCNRIYPMQKRLTQHMKTHSTEKPHMCDKCGKSFKKRYTFKMHLLTHIQAIANRRFKCEFCDYVCEDKKVLLNHQLSHMSDKPYKCSFCKYSTFREDFLVSHMAVKHTGGKPFACEFCHFTTKHKKNLRLHVHCRHADSFEEWAQRHPEEPPCRRRPFFTLQQIEELKQQHRQVQASAEPEANPPLSVLQAPLGPVTYQAVQAVPGSEPPILSQDSLEGATIIYEQGVDGSAELATQTALDLLLNMSTQRELAAGSLQVAVVKPDDSGEVPASCEPQAQEEGAELDSSEQQQKLVTLHMADRGETLVREAYEEAALGGSELQQITIPFGGTTEYSIITPISEEIQAPGTLYSEEEGSAETSHAVVVSEAVMTEVLKDHNNHYIMSSSVPANQFQHMEPLNGDAAFPLPTEGQEAQPTGVKWPLVQCVTQQLQKDSNLSPTSEGQEVTSPKVKWPALQGIAKKLSCKVSAAKKLSCKISTAKKFSCKICTAMFTGRAEMESHKRAHIGPSTFKCPDCPFTAALWPEVRSHMVQHASLRPHKCTHCSFASKNKKDLRRHMLTHTNEKPFACQICGQRFNRNGHLKFHMQRLHSSKGKKPEAPAAAAQQTIILNSDEDTLATLQTALQSGQAVLAPERLQQALGQEHIIVAQEQSITSQHPALAGLQEEAAYIQEITTADGQTVQHLVTSDNQVQYIIAQDGVQHLLPHEYVVVPEGHHIQVQDGQITHIQYEQGSQFLQEPQIQYMPVSPEQQLVTQAQLEAAAHSAVSAVADAAMAQAQSVFTTEATAEQIQQLQQGIHYDVITLAD; via the exons ATGGTGTCGGAGTCCCCGCAGGTCCTGGTCCACTCCAGTGTCATCAGCGACGGAGCCACGGTTGTGTCAGACTCCACCGCATCCACCTCCTCGGACCTGGGTTCTGCCATAGACAAAATCATTGAGTCCACCATTGGGCCGGACATTATCCAGA GCTGCATAGCTGTGACCAGTGCTGAAGATGGGGGAGCAGAGACTACTCAGTACCTCATTCTACAAGGGCCCGATGATG GTGCCCCCATTGTGTCCCAGATGTCCACTTCTGCTCTGGCCAATAGCTTGGCAATAGAAGCTATTGCTGATGGGCCGACCTCCACGTGCCTTGACCAGCCAGGCCCTTCGGAGCAGTCAGAAGTGCTGGAACTGCCTGCACAGCCAGACCAGGTTCGGGAGGCAGACGGTGGGGAGGAGATGGACCAGCCGGACTTGGAGACCCTGGAGGAGATGATGGAAGTGGTGGTGGTGCAGCAGTTCAAGTGCAAGATGTGTCAGTACAAGAGCGTCTCCAAGAAAACATTGATCAACCACATGAAAGAGCGACATTTCCAGCCAG CGGGTTCAGCTTTGACTTTTAAGAAAGGACGTCCACGAAAGGGGGGTTCTGCTCCAAAGTCTGCAGAAGAAGAGGttgcagaggaagaagaagatgaTGATATTATGGATGCTGGTGCTATCGATGACCCTGAAG AGGACAGTGACTATAATCCAGCTGAGGATGAGCCCCGTGGACGACAGCCCAAGAACAACCGCACAGTCCCTACATCCAGCGAGGAGAGGCCACGGAGACGCCCAGGGAGGCCCCGCAAGTTTCCTCGCCTGGGGGACGCGCCCCCGGACGTGCCTGAAG GAGAGGAGGTGGAGCCCCTGGTGACGTCCCAGAGCACACccagctgtgagctgcagaaTTCGGAAGCAGCCAGTTCCTCTGGCCTGGAGAACGGGACCGGCGAGAGCTTGGCAGAGCCCAGCATCAGCCAGTCTGACTCTGAGAATAAGGACCCTTCCTCCAACACTGGCCCTGAGGAAGCAGATGTCGTCCCCAGGAGGCGAGGCCGGCCCTCCCGCCGCTTCCTGGGCAAAAAATACCGCAAGTACATGGGGCGCAG GTATTACTACAAGTCACCCAAGCCCTTGATGAGGCCGTACCTGTGTCGGATCTGCGGCTCGCGTTTCCTCACGCATGAAGATCTGCGTTTCCACGTCAACTCACACGAGGCCAATGACCCACAGCTCTTCAAGTGTCTCCAGTGCAGCTACCGCTCCCGACGCTGGTCCTCCCTCAAG GAACACATGTTCAACCACGTAGGCAGCAAGCCCTACAAGTGCGAGGAGTGCAATTACACCAGTGTGTACAAGAAGGACGTCATCCGACACTCCACAGTGCACAGTCGGGACAG gaaaaaaagggctGATCCG CCCCCAAAGCTGAACTCCTTCCCATGCCCCGTGTGCAATCGTATCTACCCCATGCAGAAGAGGCTTACTCAGCACATGAagacacacagcacagagaagcCGCACATGTGTGACAAG tgtgggAAGTCCTTTAAGAAGCGTTACACATTCAAGATGCACCTGCTGACACATATCCAGGCCATTGCTAACCGCAG GTTCAAATGTGAGTTCTGTGACTACGTCTGCGAGGACAAAAAGGTCCTGCTGAACCACCAGCTGTCACATATGAGCGACAAGCCCTACAAGTGCAGCTTCTGCAAGTATTCCACCTTCCGGGAGGACTTCCTGGTCTCACACATGGCCGTCAAGCACACGG GAGGGAAGCCCTTTGCCTGTGAGTTCTGTCACTTCACCACCAAGCACAAGAAGAACCTGCGCCTCCACGTGCACTGCCGCCATGCCGACTCCTTTGAGGAGTGGGCACAGAGGCACCCCGAGGAGCCGCCCTGCCGCCGCCGCCCCTTCTTCACCCTGCAGCAGATCGAggagctgaagcagcagcaccgCCAAGTGCAGGCATCGGCTGAGCCGGAGGCCAACCCGCCA ctctctgtcttacagGCCCCTCTCGGCCCTGTCACCTACCAGGCGGTGCAGGCAGTGCCCGGGTCGGAGCCTCCCATCCTTTCGCAGGATTCTCTGGAGGGGGCCACAATTATCTATGAACAAG GTGTGGATGGATCGGCAGAACTGGCCACGCAGACCGCCCTGGATCTTTTGCTGAACATGAGTACTCAGCGAGAGCTTGCTGCAGGCTCCCTACAG GTGGCAGTAGTGAAACCAGATGATTCAGGAGAGGTGCCGGCCTCTTGTGAACCACAGGCACAGGAGGAAGGGGCGGAGTTGGAttcctctgagcagcagcagaagttggTAACGCTGCACATGGCAGACCGTGGGGAGACGTTGGTGCGGGAGGCTTACGAGGAGGCAGCGCTGGGTggctcagagctgcagcagatcACTATTCCCTTTGGTGGGACAACGGAGTACAGCATCATTACACCCATCAGCGAGGAGATTCAGGCTCCGGGCACGCTTTACAG TGAGGAGGAGGGCTCTGCAGAGACTTCACATGCAGTCGTGGTGAGCGAAGCTGTGATGACAGAGGTTCTGAAGGACCATAACAATCACTACATCATGTCATCCAGCGTCCCAGCGAATCAGTTCCAACACATGGAG CCCCTCAATGGAGATGCTGCCTTCCCTTTGCCGACAGAGGGCCAGGAGGCACAGCCAACTGGTGTCAAGTGGCCTCTGGTGCAGTGTGTTacccagcagctccagaagGACTCAAATTTGTCCCCCACCTCTGAAGGGCAAGAAGTCACATCCCCCAAGGTCAAATGGCCTGCACTCCAAGGCATAGCCAAGAAGCTCTCGTGCAAGGTTTCTGCAGCCAAGAAGCTCTCATGCAAGATTTCCACAGCCAAAAAATTTTCCTGCAAGATTTGCACAGCCATGTTTACAGGGAGAGCAGAAATGGAGAGTCACAAGAGAGCCCACATTGGGCCCAGCACCTTCAAGTGTCCTGACTGTCCGTTCACTGCAGCCCTCTGGCCGGAGGTTCGG AGCCACATGGTCCAGCATGCCAGCCTTCGGCCACACAAGTGCACCCACTGCAGCTTTGCCTCCAAGAACAAGAAGGACCTGCGCAGACACATGCTAACACACACCAATGAGAAGCCCTTTGCCTGCCAGATTTGTGGGCAAAG GTTCAACCGCAATGGACACCTCAAGTTCCACATGCAGCGTTTGCACAGCTCAAAGGGGAAGAAGCCAGAggcacctgcagctgctgcccagcagaCCATCATACTGAACAGTGATGAGGACACACTGGCCACCCTGCAGA CGGCTCTGCAGTCcgggcaggcagtgctggcccCTGAGCGGCTGCAGCAGGCACTGGGACAGGAGCACATCATTGTTGCTCAGGAACAGAGCATCACGAGCCAG CACCCGGCTCTCGCTGGCTTGCAGGAGGAGGCAGCGTACATCCAGGAGATCACGACTGCCGATGGACAGACAGTACAGCACTTAGTGACATCCGACAACCAG GTTCAATACATCATTGCCCAGGATGGCGTACAGCACTTGCTTCCCCACGAGTACGTTGTTGTCCCAGAAGGACATCACATCCAG GTTCAGGATGGTCAGATCACTCACATTCAGTATGAACAAGGTAGCCAGTTTCTCCAGGAGCCACAG ATCCAGTACATGCCTGTCTCACCTGAGCAGCAGCTTGTCACCCAGGctcagctggaagcagctgcacaCTCAGCAGTCTCAG CAGTGGCTGATGCTGCCATGGCTCAGGCACAGAGCGTGTTCACCACGGAGGCAACGGCTGAGCAGATCCAGCAGTTGCAGCAGGGAATCCACTACGATGTCATCACGCTGGCAGATTAG